The Acidobacteriota bacterium sequence GGTCATTCCGTACTTTCACATTTACGGCCAGACGGTCGGCATGTTGTTGGGAACCTGGAATGGCGCGATGCAAATTCCGGTGCCGAAATTCGACCCCGATGCGCTGATTCAGGCGATCAAAACATACAAGCCGACGTTCTTTCCCGGCGTGCCGACGCTTTATATTTCGATGCTCAATCACCCGGAAATCAAAACCTGCGGCCTGGAATATGTGCGGCGTTTCAACAGCGGCTCGGCTCCGTTGCCGGTCGAAGTGATTGAACAGTTCGAACAATTGAGCGGAGCAATGTTGTACGAAGGATATGGATTGACTGAAACTTCGCCGACCACGCATTCGACGCCGACGCTGGCGCGGCGAAAACCAGGCAGCATTGGGCTGACGTATCCTTCGACCGAAGTCAAGATCGTTGATCTGGAAACCGGCACGCAGGAAGTTCCGCTCGGGCAGGAAGGCGAATTGTGTATTCGCGGCCCACAGGTGATGAAAGGGTACTGGAATCGCCCTGACGAAACAGCCATCGCGCTGCGCGATGGCTGGCTCTACACAGGCGACGTGGCTCGGATGGACGAAGACGGTTACTTTTACATTGTCCAGCGCAAGAAGGACATGATTATTGTCAGTGGCTTCAACGTCTATCCAAACGAAGTCGAAGATGTGTTGTTCGCGCATCCGGCTGTGCTGGAAGCCGCTGTGATCGGCGTGCCGGATCAATATCGCGGTGAATCGGTCAAAGCCTTTGTGGTATTGAAACCCGGCGCGACAGCGACTGCCGAAGAACTGTCGGAATTTTGCAAAGCCAATCTGGCCAAGTACAAAAATCCTTCGATCATTGAAATCGTTCCGGGATTACCCAAGAGCGCCGTTGGCAAAGTGTTGCGCCGCGAGTTGCGCGAGTTGGAATCTAATAAATAGGAGAGTTTGTTTGATGCAGAGTGCGGTAAATCATTCACCCAAATACGACGAACGTCCGTGGGGCAATTTCACTGTCCTGGACGAAGCCGACGGATACAAAGTCAAACGCATTGAAGTATTGCCCGGCAAACGGCTCAGCTATCAAAAACACGCGCATCGAGCCGAACATTGGTTTATCGTTGCGGGAACGGCCAGAGTCACGCTCGATGGCAAAGACATTTTGCTCCGTCCGGGCGAATACATTGACATCGCCATCGGCGCGGCTCATCGCATTGAAAACCCCGGCGCGGAAAAAGTGATCTTTATCGAAGTTCAGCGCGGCGCTTATCTGGGCGAAGACGATATTGTCAGGTTACAGGATGATTTTGGACGAACGGTTTGACTGATTGACATTCACGCTCCATCGCCCTATTTTTCGCATTGCTGGCCGGAACCGTCCGTTCCCAGCAATCAGCCAACAAAAACGAAGTTCTCAGCAAAAGGAAAACACCATGCCCGATATAAAAAAATCTGTAGGTTTCGGCGGAGTCAACAATTCCGATGACGTGAAAATCATACAAACCCTGCTCAATCAAGTCGGCGATCATCCACCGCTCACAGTCAATGGCGTTTGTGGAGACGAAACCGTCGCCATCATCAAAGCATTTCAAAGCGGTTTCTTCTCGGTTCCCGATGGAAGGATTGATCCGGGAGGAAAGACGTTCAAACGTCTGCTCCAAGTGACCGGTTTGGGGTATGTTCAATTGCCACAGGGTGCAGAAGATGGATATTACTCATATTCAGTCGCCGATAACCAATTTGGAACTGCCGAAACAATCAAAACGCTTCAGGAAGTGGCGGCGCAATTTCATGCTTTGCGTCCCGATTTGCTGATCGGTATAGGAGACATCAGCTTTCGCGATGGGCACAAAATGCCGCCGCATAAATCGCACATCAATGGCAGAAACATGGATATTCGTCCGCTTCGAAAAGATGGAGCCAAACGTCCCATCGAATTCACGGACAAGCTGAATTACGACAGGGAAGCGACACGGTTACTCGCTCAGACGTTTCTGGCTCACTCCAACGTCAAGAAGATTTTCTTCAATGATCCGACCATCGAAGGCGTCAAACCGCTGGAAGGGCATCACAACCATCTGCACGTGGAAACGAAAGCATGAACTTGCGCCGCAAATGCTCAATCATCAGTTTGACCTGCTTGCTTTCAGGGCAGATTTTGGCGAGCGGCTTTGGCTTCGCTCAGCCCAACCCTGCTCCGGCATCCAAACTTTCAGCGGCGATCACCTTTCGGTGTTTGTGGTGGTCGGAAAAACAAATGGACGGGTTGAATCCTAATGCGCCTCCGCCAAAAACGACTGAAGTAACACTGAACAAGTGGGAATATTCCGATCCCATCGGAGTCCCTCACCCGGACGTAGTGGACCTTGTGGTGGAACTCGGCAATACGGCAGATGCGGAGGTCAATGATTTGACCGTGAATGTGTCAACGCGATGGCTGATTGGGCCACAAAGCAAAAAATCCAGGGCAGTTTGGGGGAAAGCCGCTCTCGTTGAGCGGCTTTCTTCTTTTAAGATTGCCGGGCACGACAAACACATTCTTCGGATTCCAGTAAATCTGGCAGATCAAATGAGAAGGCTGGAAAAAACTCGTTTTTGGCCTTGGCGTTTGCAAGCCACAGTATTGGTTACATCGGCTTCCGGGAAAGCGCTGCTCCGTAAACAGGCCGATTTGCCAATCACGCCCGGAGATTGAACGAGGAATTTCGGCCCAATTTTCATAGATTCAACTATGCCTACAACACGAATTAACGGCATCAATCTGTACTACGAAACGCAAGGCCAGGGTGAGCCGCTGCTGCTGATTTACGGTTTGGCGGGGCGTGGAAACGGCTGGAAGTTTCAAATTGAAACGTTGTCGCCGCACTTTCAAACCATCACGTTTGACAACCGCGGCGTGGGAGAAACCGACCAACCGGTGGAGGCGTATTCACTGGCGCAAATGGCGGATGATGCTGCCGGTTTGTTGGATGCTTTAGGCATTGAATCAGGAAATGTGTTCGGCATTTCGATGGGCGGAATGATTGCCCAGGAGTTTGTGCTCCGTCATCCTCAACGAGTTCGCAAGCTGGCGCTGGGTTGTACACATCCGGGCATCAGCCGTTGCGTGGCTGCGCCAGCGTGGGTGATGGAAATCTTTAGAAGTTTGCCCGGCAAACCGCGCGAACAAGTCGTTCGCGAATGTATCCCGATCAACTACTCGCCGCATACGCAACAGCACAGAACGGAACTGATTGAATCCTTGATCCCGTTGTTTGTGGATAATCGCCAGCGGTTGCATGGATATGTCAATCAGGTCAAAGCGATTTGGGAATTCGATGCCTTTGATCGGTTGCCGCAAATCGCCGTGCCGACATTGGTGATGACCGGGACGGATGATGTGCTGGTTCCGCCGGGCAACTCAAAAATCATCGCCGAGCGCATTTCGAATGCTCGGTTGATGGAGTTCCCTGAAGCCGGTCACCTATTTTTCATCGAAAAAGCGGAGGAAGTGAACCAAGCCTTGCGAGAATTTTTTCGGGCGAATTGAAAAATCGTTCAACACAAAACCGCGAAGGCGCAAAGGAGAGTTGGTTCCTTTGCGCCTTCATTGCTTTATCGCTTTGCGTTGAATTCAAACAATCAAGCGTGTCGCCATTTCACCGTATCCCAGTTGATGCGCTTGCCAGATCGGAACGATTCGTTGGCCAAGTGGGCGCCGACCAACACCCGATTCCCTAATTCCACGGGTGAATTCGGTTGTTTGCGGCTTTGCATGCAATCCAGGAAGTTTTTCATGTGGATGGTGCTTTCATCAGTTACCGGCCAACTCTCCACTTCTTTGCGTTTTGCGTCGTAACGAACCATCAATCCACGATTGTTTTCCTGCACGATGCTGCCTTCCAAGCCGTAAAATGCCGCGCCGTCATATTCCTGGCCGTTCATGAACTGCACCATGAACACGATGGCGAATGTGCCGCAATCCAGAATGGCGTGGACATTGTCCGGCGTTTCCCAATCCATGTTTTGATATTTGCCGCCGTTGCAACTGACGGATTTGGGCCCATCGCTGCCGGTAATCCACATTGCAACGTCCAGCCAATGCGGCCCGATATCAGTCATCAATCCTCCGGCATAATCCCAAAACCAACGCCAGCCAGAAGCCCGTTTAGCGTCATACGGTCGTTTGGGCGCTCGGCCAAGAAAACGATCCCAATCAACCAATTCCGGCGCGAACAAGGTTTGGTCTTTGCTGCGTTTGATGTAAGGGTCAACCGGGCGATAGCGAAAGTCCCAAATTCTGACAAACCGAATTTCGCCAATTCCGCCTGACGCGACAATGTCTCGCGCTTTTTTGAAATGTTCGCCGCTGCGGCGTTGGTTCCCGACCTGCACAATCTGTTTTGATGCCTTGACTGCGGCGACCATATTTTCGCCTTCTTCGATGGTGCGGCAGAGCGGTTTTTCAATGTAAGCATCTTTGCCGGCTTTGACCGCGGCCAGCAACACATCGTGGTGAAGATGATCCGGGACGGCGATGATCACGCCGTCAATATCCTTCCGCGCCAGCAAATCATTGTAATCAACGTATGTTTTTTCGACCGGCGCAGCCAGTTTCTTTTGTGCCGCCGCCAGCATTCCCTTGTTGACGTCTGCCAGAGCGACAATGTCTGCGCCAAGCTTTTGCGCAGTCACTACACGTCCACTGCCACGATCTCCGGGGCCGATGCCGCCAATACGGATTCGGTCGTTCGCGCCTATCACGCGCGCATACGATTTCGCGGTCATCCCCGCGGTTGTCAGTACGATTGCCGATGAAGTGCCAGCTTTGATGAATTCTCTGCGATCCATTGTTTTCACCTTTTTGAAGTTGGATGGAACTATCTGGAGATAGCTTTTAATTGATTGATGCGATCTCGTAAAGCCGCGGTAAAACATTCCACTTCGTCCGGCTCTGCGCCACTGGCTTTCAATCCGGCGCGCAATTGGTCATCGGTAATGCGACCTAGATAGTGCATCAACCACCTCACGTCACTAACGCTGATGCCGCTTTTGAAATCGTCTGTATGCTGACCTGAAAACCCAAACTGAACCTGGTTGCCGCTGATTCCCTTGATGAAATCCCTGGTTTGGCTTTTGAAACCTTTGCAGTCCCATTTTTCGCGGCTCAAATATCCACCCCATTTGCCCATTGAACCGCCCCAATCGGTGATCAAATACCGGTCTTCAACTCCTGGGGTTCGGTAAATTGCCGTGTTCGATCCGCGCTTCACATCGCGTACATCTTTGTTGTCCCAATTTGAGGTCAGGATCAGCATCAATTTCAATCCATTCAATTCCTTCGAGCCAAGAAACGGATTCTGAACCCAGCTCCAGCTTTCTTCATCGTCCAGCTTTTTGACGTTCTTTTCCTTTTGCAGTTCGAAGCGCGCATCCGTAAAGCTACCGTCAGATTTCACGAAGTCCTTTGCACGCGTTAGTTTGCCGATTCCCTGGATTTTGCCGCTGGCGACAAAATATGCAGGCTCGACAAAATATCCCGACGCCCAAACCAGTCGCGTGGCGAAAGTTTCCGAGTTTACTTCCGGACCAAATTTCACCGTCCATTGGATACCGTTGGCATCCCTGACACGAATCTTGGGATTCGTTCCCGACAGGCTTTCTTCTTCAAATGTGAACGGTGTTTTGGGTGCTTTGGCGCGTCCAGCCGCTCCTCCAACCAAATCCAATCTTTCCACAGCGCCGGGGTCATGCCAAATAACAGGTTTTCCCGGTTTGGCGGGCGCCTTTTCTTTTTGACTCGCCTGAGAATGCCCACCGAATAACAAAAACGTAACAAGACCAAACGACACCAATTCCAAGAGCAGATGTTTTCTCGACATAATTTTTCTCCAAAAATGATGGGGAAAATGGAAAATAGGCCATCTTTGCTGAACTGTCCAGTTGATGCCAGCCGGGGTCAAGATGGAAATTAATGGATCGGCATGAACTTGCGAAGAATCTTGTTTCCCGCGATGTCGCGCCGGAAAGAATTTGTTGACAGTCGGGCAATACACTACTAAATTTCGGTTTCGTTTAAGGAAGATATTTGTTTTGAATATATTGTCCACCTACGCAGTGTTCACCTTTTAACTAACGCTCGGTTGCGAATATTTTGGCCCCGCGAACTTGTTTCCTTATTCCCTCTTATCGCCGTCAGAGTAATTGGTATGCTAAAAGGCTTGGCAACAAGCTCTGATCCTAGACATCCTTAAAGGAGTAGAGACGTGCAAATTAAAGATATCGTCCGCGAAAATAACCCTGAACCCCCGAATGAACTTCCTGAAAATCACACCGATCAAACCTTAAAACCAGCATCTTCTCAAAGCCGCCGTAAATTTTTGGGGAATGTTGGCAGTATGGCTGCGGCCACGATCGCTGCTGGAACTGCGGGAGTCCCGGTTTTGGGCACTGTCACAAATGCCGAAGCTGCGCCACTGGAAATAGATGTCGCTGGAGGTGCGGCGCGTGCGCAGCAAGCATATGACATTCGCATGCAGGCAGCGACTTTTCAGAAAATCAGTCCGTTGCCCGATCATCCGAATAATGGCGATGAAGATCGCTATTTGAATCGGATTGGCAGTTACTCAAAAGGGATGCCCCATAACTCCCTGGGCGAAGTTGATCAAGTTGCCTACAACGTGTATTTGCAGGCGATCAATACGGGGAACCCGGATGATTTCGAGCGCGTTCCGATGGGTGACAGCCAGGTGCAGTTCAAAAATCCACAAGGTGGTTTGACCTTTGAAATGCAGGGGGCTGATCCGGGACACATGTATCAGCCGCCCGCTCCCACCTTTTCCAGCGCGGAAATCGCCGCCGAAATTGCTGAAAATTACTGGATGGCGTTGGCGCGCGACATCAATTTTTCCGATTACGATTCACATCCGCTGACCAATGGGGCCGCTGCCGACCTGAACAAGTTCAGCGATTTTCGGGGACCGCATTTCCGTCCGCGTTTTTTGGTTCGTGGGCAGACCCTGGCTTTAGAGCAAGCTGCACTTGCTTCCGCATCACTCGGCTCCGAAGCTGAAGTGCAGGATTCTCCAAGAGTGCCTGTTCGCCAGCAAGCGATGGCTGGCCCCGTGACCATAGGCACCCTGTTTCGCGGATTGACGAAAGGTGATTTGACAGGGCCGTATATTTCCCAGTTCTTGTGGAAAGATTATCGGTTTGGTGTTTTGTCAGTCAGCCAGAAAATGCGCACGACGATTCCGGGCGATGATTACCTGACCGGTTACAGTGATTGGCTGTATGCCCAAAACGCGCGCGGGAATTTAAATCTGCCGAATCGGTACGACCAGACACCGCGGTACATTCGCAACGGTCGCGACCTGGGCGAGTGGGTTCACCTTGATTATCTTTATGAAGCCTATTTCAACGCCATGGCGGTATTGTTAAGCATCGGAGCGCCGACCGACCCGAATAATCCTTACAACAAATACCGGAATCAATGCGGCTTCGGCACGTTTGGCAACCCGCACATTCAAGCCCTGGTGACGACTGTGGCGACCAATGCTTTGCGCGCAGTCTGGTTCCAAAAATGGTATGTTCATCGCCGCCTGCGCCCGGAAGCCTTCGCCGGAGGCGTTCATAACCATTTGATCGGAGCCACTACCTATCCAATCAACAACGAGATTTTGAACTCTGAAGCTGTGCAGGAAGTGTATCGCAAGTTTGGCACCTATCTATTGCCAATCGCTTTTGTCGAAGGCAGTCCATCGCATCCAGCTTATGGCGCAGGTCACGCAACAGTCGCAGGTGCCTGCACGACGATTCTGAAGTGGTGGTTTGATGAATCCTGGGTGATTCCGAATCCGGTTGTGTCGTCTTCCGACGGGCTGTCTCTGGTTCCGTATCGTGGCACGGACAATCTGACCGTGGGGAATGAATTGAATAAACTGGCGTCAAACGTCGCGCTGGGCAGAAATATCGCCGGGGTGCATTGGCGTTCGGATGCGACCGAATCGCTCAAACTCGGGGAAGCCATCGCCATCAGTGTGCTACAAGACCAGAAGCATTGCTTTAACGAACGCTTCGATGGATTGTCATTGACCAAGTTCGATGGAACACCAATCACAATTTAACAGGCCGAAGTCGTAAACCGGCTTGTTGCTGAAATCCAAAAGGCAAACGGGCGAAGCCAGTATGGTTCGCCCGTTTGCCTTTTCTGTTATGAAATTAGAAATCTTGCCAACCAGTTGGTGATGACGGCTTCATCGGTTGGCGCGTGGAAGTTTGCGGCGTTGACCTTTTCTATGCCGATCAGTTCCGTTCGTCCGCGTACCAGCGCTTCGACATAAGCCGCCGGGAATTCCGGATGTCCTTGAATACCCAGCATTGTTTTGCCAACGCGAAACATCGCCACCGGGCAATGATCACTTTCGCCCAGCACAACGCCGTTTTCCGGTAATCGCACGACCTGATCGCGATGTGAATACTGAATGCCGCAAGCCGCGCGTTCCGGCTGCATCCAATTTTCGCGCTTGATGACATTCAAGCTGTGAATTCCAATGCCCCAACCTTGCGGGGCATTTTCGACCTTGCCGCCCAGCGCTTCCGCCAGCATTTGATGACCGAAACAGATTCCGACGAACGGTTTGTCGGCTTCGCGCAATTGCCGCAGAAAGCCTTTCAACTCCCGAATCCAAGTTGCCGAGTCATAGGCCGAAAACCGCGACCCCGTGCAGACAAAGGCTTCGCAAGCATCCGCCGAAGCCGGAAACTCGCCATTGCAAACATCGAAACTCACCAACTCAAATTGTGGCGCGTGGCGAGCAAACAAGTCCGCAAACATCTGCCGATAATCTCCGGCAATGGGCAGCAGTTCTTCTCTGACGCGATCGCATTCCAGCAGGCCGACTTTCATAAGCTCAGCCTCAAGTGAAACGACTTTGGTCGCGTGAACGCTTCAAAACCGAGTTTGGACAGCGTGCATCCGCGCCCGGAATCTTTGACGCCCGTCCAAGCCAAAGCCGGATCGAGATAATCGCAGCGGTTCATATAAAACGTGCCAGTTTCGATTTGATCGCCGATGCGCAATGCCGCGTCTATGTCCGCAGTCCAGATCGAAGCCGTCAAGCCATACTTGCTGTCGTTCATTAACCGAATGGCCTCTTCGTCGTCCCTGACCGGCATAATGCCGACGACTGGCGCAAAGGTTTCTTCGGTCATAACCAGCATTGAATGATCAACGCCCGTCAGAATTTGTGGAGCCAGATACGGCGTTCCGGCTTTGCTCATCGGGAAGAGCGATTCGTCAATCAAGCCTTGCGCGCCTTTCGCCAACGCTTCGGCAATATGCGCGCGCGCTTTGCCGGCGGCGTTCGTTCGCACCATCGGGCCAAGCGTAATGCCATCTTCCAGCGGATTGCCGAGCTTGTATTGACGGGTGAGTTCGACCGCGCCTTCGACAAACTGGTGGTAGACATCCTGATGCACGTAAATGCGTTCGACCGCGCAACAGGATTGGCCGGAGTTGAACATTGCGCCGTCCACCAGGTTTTCAATCGCCGCTTCAAGATTTGCATCCTGCCTGACATAAGCTGGGTCTTTGCCGCCGAGTTCCAGCCCCGTGGCGATGAAGCGTTCACTTGCGGCGCGCTGCACGGCATGGCCTCCGGCAACAGAACCTGTGAAAGCGACAAAGCCGATACGCGAATCCTTGATAACTTCGGCGACCTGATCGTGATCAATGTGCAGGAATTGGAAAACCCCGTCAGGCAAACCCGCGGCGGCAAATGCTTCGGCGTAACGTTCCGCGACCAGCGGCGTTTGCGGCGCGATTTTCAGCACCACGCTGTTACCGGCCAGAATCGCCGGAACCACAGCGTTGACCGACGCCAGCCACGGATAATTCCACGGTGCCAGCACCAGCACAGTTCCAACCGGTTCTCGACGGATGAAGCGTTGAAAATTGTCTTTGGGTTCAATAGTGATGTCGGCGAGTTGGCGTTCGGCAATGTCGCACATGTAATTGACACGTTCGTTAAATCCGCGGCGAAGCTCGAACGGGCTATAGGCAATCGGTCGCCCGATTTGCCAGGTCAGCTCTTTGCCAATTTCGTCGGCGCGTTCTACCAACCAGTCTTTCATTCGTCGGCAAATTGATGCGCGTTCGCCGACAGGCACTTGTCGCCAAGCAGTTTGCGCGGCGACGGTTTTGGCCAGTGTGGTTTCGATCTGTAGCGGAGTTGCGAGTTGCCGTTCAGCGTAAACTGAGCCGTCAATCGGCGAGATTGTTTGTTGAATCATACTTTTACTTTCCATTACTTGCGGCTCGCTCCTTCTTGTTGCCGTCAATCTGTCGGAGCAATTCCTTCACCGCCGTATCAAGCTGGCTATCGCGTCCTGTGTAACTTTCGCCGATTGGTCGCGTCACCGGTACATCCACCGGTCGCGGGTGCAGTTCCATCGTCTGTCCTGAATTGTCCTGCACGCGCACGCGCGGCATGCGGAAGCCTGTGCCGTCCAGCAATTGACCGTTCCAGGTGTAAATAATCCAGCCGGAAGTCGGTTCGCCGACGACCTTGCCGAGCTTCAATGAGCGATAACCTTCGGTGAAATCTTCGGCGTCGGATAGAGCGTGTTGATTCGTGACCAGAATCGTTGGCGCTTCCAGCGAACGTTGCCCCAGATAGCTGCGCGCCGGAGCCGACGGCATGCCGCGTTGCGTCATCGTCAGATACCCGCGACGCGCCAGCACGTCAATCGCGTAAACATTGACGAAGCCGCCATTGTTGTTGCGAACGTCCACGACCACGCCTTCGCGGGCGTGGTTTTCGTCGTCGAGGTCTGTGTAAAGTTGCGCCAGCGATTGGGCGGACATATCCGGCATGTGAACGTAGCCCAAGCGTCCGTTGCTGACCTTGGCGACATAGGCACGGTTTTCTTCGACCCACTGGCGATACAACAAACCCTTTTCGGTTCCGGTGGTGGTTGGACGAACGACAACTTCGTGCGGGCTGGAACCGTCCGCAGCAGACGAAATCGTCAGCGCAACGCGGCGATTGGTTTTGTATTGCAGCAATTCGTCCAGGTTCGTTTGGGCGTTGATGCGCGCGCCATCCACCGCCAGCAGGTAATCGCCGGTTTTGATGCCGCCAGCGATTGCCGCCGGGCCGAGCGCGATGACTTCGGTCACTTTCAACCGTCCGTTGGTTTCGTATTCAACGCGATCAAATCGCAAGCCGAGTTTGCCAACCGGCGCAGCCTGGTTTCCGCCGCCAAACGGAGCCGAAACGCCCAAATGCGAAGCGTTCAATTCGCCGACCATCAAACTCAAAATGCGGCGCATTTCGTCCGGCGTACGCGCTCCGGCAATGCGTGGTTCGTATTCAGCGTGAACGGCATTCCAATCCGCGCCGTGGAATTTGTCGTCGTAAAAATGATCGCGCTGCAAAGTCCAGGCTTGCTGGAACACGGCCAGTTTTTCCTGATTGAAATCCACGTCCATATCAGCGGTTACGGCCAGCGGGCGCGGCTGGCGCGTGTCCAGAGCGATGGTGCTGATGCGCCCCTGTTCCAGGTAAACGACCTGTTTGCCGTCCGGCGAAAATTGCGCGTCGGATTTGAAACCGGGCGTTGAGGTTAGTTGCCGAGCGACCGGGCGTTCGCGGTCGAGTTCATCCAGCGACCAGGTGTAAAGATTCGCCTGGCCTTCGGCGCTGGCTGTCATCAACAGCGTTTTGCCGTCCGGGCTGATGGTCAACGTGTTTACGTCCACGCCAACCGGCAACAGGCTCAACCGTCCGCGAATGCCTTCAAACACGATTTCGACAGCTTTGTTGGCCGGTTTTTTTTCTTCCGGTTTGGTTTCCGCCGATTGCTGTTGAGTCGGCTGCGCAGGTTGTGCGCGGCGATCAATTGCCGGGTTGCGCGGAGATTCTTCCTTGAACAAATCACGAAACTGATCTTCGCGGAATTTGGGCGTGCGCGGAATCAAATCCACGCGCGCAATCTGGCCTTCTTCGGTCCGCATCACGGTTTGAAACAACAGGTAAGTCCCGTCCGGACTCCACGAAATGGAACTGCCGGAAATCGAAGCCAGGGAACTGATCTGCTTGGCTTCACCGCCACCCTCTTTTACAGATGCTGCAACGGCGTAAACATTGCGGAAGGATTTGTTGCTGACCGCCGAAAACGCCAGCCATTTGCTGTCCGGTGACCAGGCGAACGCACGGCTGCTGGTGAATGGCGGACGATCCATTTTGGCGTCCGCCAGCTTGCGCTCCTGTTTGGATTCGGCTTCGTATACGCGCAACTCTTTTCCGTCGCGGACGAACGCGATCAACTTGCCGTCGGGCGAAAAACGCGGAACCGCGTCGGCTCCTGCACCATTGGTCAACTGTGTTTCGGTATTGCTGGTGAAATCGTATAAAAACAGATGCGGAGCGCCATCGCGTTCGGAAACATACGCGATGCGTTTGCTGTCCGGCGACCAGACAACATCGCTTTCCGCCGTGACGGTTCGCGTCACGCGCACGGCATCGCCGCCGTCTTTCGATGAAGCCGCAAAGATTTCTCCGCGCGCGACGAAGGCGACTTTCTTGCCGTCGGGCGAAAGCGCCAAATCCTGAAAACCATTGTTCAGCGACAAATGCTCAATGCTGGGGCCGGAAGGCGCGCCTCTGCGCGTAACTTGAACTTCGGCGGTTTGCCCTGTTGCGGTGTCGAATTTCCAGACGCCGAAGTTGCGCTCAAAAACAATTGTTTTGCTGTCGTAACTGATTGTCGGCCACAACACGCGCCCGTTCGTGAATTTGGTCAACTGTTTGGCCTGGCCGCCAATGGTTTTTGACCAAAGGTTTTGCGCGCCGCTGCGGTCGGACATGAAAAACAGCGTGCGTCCATCGCCGCTCCACATCGGCCACTGTTGCTTGGCGCCGCGTTCGGTGAGTTGTTCGTATTTGCCGCCGTCGCCGAGCAGCCAGAGTTCTGATTCGTCCAGATGGCTGTGGCCTTTGCGCCACCATTGCCCGGCGCTGTTGCCGCGCGCGGCAAACGCCAGGGTTTTGCCGTCGGGTGATGGCGCGGCGAAAAATTCGCTGGTGTACCGATCCGCCGTGACCTGCATGGGCGTGCCGCCTTCGCTGCTGACGCGGAAAATGTCGTTCATCCCGGAAATGTCTTTGCTGGATGAAGTGAAGTAAATCCACCGGCCATCGCGCGACCAACCGTCCAGTTGTTCGTTCACGTCGTCAAACGTCAGCCGTTTCAAATCGCCGCTGCTGAGCGTCAACACATAAATATCGCCATTGCCCGTGCGGTTGGAAATGAACGCCAGTTTCTTTCCGTCCGGCGAATAGATGGGGCGCGATTCATTGGCCGGATGCGCGACCAGCAATCGCGCCTCGCCGCCCGCAGCCGGAACCGTCCAGATGTCTCCGCCGGAAACGAAGGCGATTTCCGACCGATCCGGTGAAATCGAAGGTTCGGCAAAATACGGCAACGCTTCTTTCGGCGCTTGGCCAAAAGCAACGAAAG is a genomic window containing:
- a CDS encoding amidotransferase, whose translation is MKVGLLECDRVREELLPIAGDYRQMFADLFARHAPQFELVSFDVCNGEFPASADACEAFVCTGSRFSAYDSATWIRELKGFLRQLREADKPFVGICFGHQMLAEALGGKVENAPQGWGIGIHSLNVIKRENWMQPERAACGIQYSHRDQVVRLPENGVVLGESDHCPVAMFRVGKTMLGIQGHPEFPAAYVEALVRGRTELIGIEKVNAANFHAPTDEAVITNWLARFLIS
- a CDS encoding aldehyde dehydrogenase family protein, translating into MIQQTISPIDGSVYAERQLATPLQIETTLAKTVAAQTAWRQVPVGERASICRRMKDWLVERADEIGKELTWQIGRPIAYSPFELRRGFNERVNYMCDIAERQLADITIEPKDNFQRFIRREPVGTVLVLAPWNYPWLASVNAVVPAILAGNSVVLKIAPQTPLVAERYAEAFAAAGLPDGVFQFLHIDHDQVAEVIKDSRIGFVAFTGSVAGGHAVQRAASERFIATGLELGGKDPAYVRQDANLEAAIENLVDGAMFNSGQSCCAVERIYVHQDVYHQFVEGAVELTRQYKLGNPLEDGITLGPMVRTNAAGKARAHIAEALAKGAQGLIDESLFPMSKAGTPYLAPQILTGVDHSMLVMTEETFAPVVGIMPVRDDEEAIRLMNDSKYGLTASIWTADIDAALRIGDQIETGTFYMNRCDYLDPALAWTGVKDSGRGCTLSKLGFEAFTRPKSFHLRLSL
- a CDS encoding PD40 domain-containing protein, whose translation is MFNSRVRIVVLMSLLSFVAFGQAPKEALPYFAEPSISPDRSEIAFVSGGDIWTVPAAGGEARLLVAHPANESRPIYSPDGKKLAFISNRTGNGDIYVLTLSSGDLKRLTFDDVNEQLDGWSRDGRWIYFTSSSKDISGMNDIFRVSSEGGTPMQVTADRYTSEFFAAPSPDGKTLAFAARGNSAGQWWRKGHSHLDESELWLLGDGGKYEQLTERGAKQQWPMWSGDGRTLFFMSDRSGAQNLWSKTIGGQAKQLTKFTNGRVLWPTISYDSKTIVFERNFGVWKFDTATGQTAEVQVTRRGAPSGPSIEHLSLNNGFQDLALSPDGKKVAFVARGEIFAASSKDGGDAVRVTRTVTAESDVVWSPDSKRIAYVSERDGAPHLFLYDFTSNTETQLTNGAGADAVPRFSPDGKLIAFVRDGKELRVYEAESKQERKLADAKMDRPPFTSSRAFAWSPDSKWLAFSAVSNKSFRNVYAVAASVKEGGGEAKQISSLASISGSSISWSPDGTYLLFQTVMRTEEGQIARVDLIPRTPKFREDQFRDLFKEESPRNPAIDRRAQPAQPTQQQSAETKPEEKKPANKAVEIVFEGIRGRLSLLPVGVDVNTLTISPDGKTLLMTASAEGQANLYTWSLDELDRERPVARQLTSTPGFKSDAQFSPDGKQVVYLEQGRISTIALDTRQPRPLAVTADMDVDFNQEKLAVFQQAWTLQRDHFYDDKFHGADWNAVHAEYEPRIAGARTPDEMRRILSLMVGELNASHLGVSAPFGGGNQAAPVGKLGLRFDRVEYETNGRLKVTEVIALGPAAIAGGIKTGDYLLAVDGARINAQTNLDELLQYKTNRRVALTISSAADGSSPHEVVVRPTTTGTEKGLLYRQWVEENRAYVAKVSNGRLGYVHMPDMSAQSLAQLYTDLDDENHAREGVVVDVRNNNGGFVNVYAIDVLARRGYLTMTQRGMPSAPARSYLGQRSLEAPTILVTNQHALSDAEDFTEGYRSLKLGKVVGEPTSGWIIYTWNGQLLDGTGFRMPRVRVQDNSGQTMELHPRPVDVPVTRPIGESYTGRDSQLDTAVKELLRQIDGNKKERAASNGK